In a genomic window of Lycium ferocissimum isolate CSIRO_LF1 chromosome 9, AGI_CSIRO_Lferr_CH_V1, whole genome shotgun sequence:
- the LOC132030820 gene encoding TMV resistance protein N-like isoform X2 — protein MLSKSNSEEDTLHLSTEVFKHMKRLRIFASWSQNNLMHDSINYLPNSLCWLIWSYYPSPSLPKDFEPSKLVVLSMRYSYVINLWEGSKHLNRLTLLDLIGSRELIQIPDLSGSPNLERLILHECIRLEEVHPSVGALKKLIILDVRDCEKLERLPTMLQSGVEVLNFSGCRSLRKFPEIQKNVNRLTESTWAFEHGDIPEILDLSGCSNIETLPSSICRLKTLRLLCLNRCTKIKNLPEDICDLVNLEGLDATETSIWCIPNSITLLEKLRWLSFRKVPKFFQESELCSWGCFAQLDLNFQLPSNLPSGTLKKLDLGACNLVDGSILEDLGFLASVLTLILSRNSFTYLPKSIALLNSLQFLDITYCEKLKELPELPPRIIGLFADDRFALQIIPTLPAMYKELCLVSFANLKLQEMWCNSHRESSGVQMRNCPRENMTDMLEDILPPFWSMVQQERTAGRAFVIVFPRSYPRDKVPSWFTYFGKCAEGDVLQSKQTLVQ, from the exons ATGCTGTCGAAGTCCAACTCAGAGGAAGATACTTTACACCTGAGCACTGAAGTCTTCAAGCATATGAAACGACTAAGAATATTTGCATCATGGTCTCAGAACAACTTGATGCATGACTCCATTAATTATCTTCCTAACAGCTTATGCTGGTTAATTTGGTCATATTATCCTTCACCATCGTTGCCAAAAGATTTCGAACCATCAAAGCTGGTGGTGCTTAGTATGCGGTATAGTTATGTGATTAACCTCTGGGAGGGGTCAAAG CATTTAAACAGGTTGACCCTTCTTGATTTGATTGGCTCCCGTGAATTAATTCAAATTCCAGACCTATCGGGGTCTCCAAATTTGGAGAGGCTAATCCTACATGAATGTATTCGGCTTGAAGAGGTCCACCCATCTGTTGGAGCCCTCAAAAAGCTTATTATATTAGATGTGAGAGATTGCGAAAAACTTGAAAGGCTTCCCACTATGTTACAGTCGGGGGTTGAAGTTCTAAATTTTTCTGGTTGTCGGAGTTTGagaaaatttccagaaattcaGAAAAATGTGAATCGCTTAACAGAATCAACATGGGCATTTGAACATGGGGATATCCCGGAAATTCTAGATTTGAGTGGCTGCAGTAACATTGAAACACTCCCTAGCAGCATTTGCAGGTTGAAAACATTGAGGCTTCTTTGCCTCAATCGCTGTACCAAAATAAAGAACTTGCCAGAAGACATTTGTGATCTTGTAAACTTGGAGGGGCTTGATGCAACTGAAACTTCGATCTGGTGCATCCCAAATTCCATCACACTCTTGGAGAAACTAAGGTGGTTATCTTTTCGAAAAGTACCTAAGTTTTTTCAAGAGAGCGAGTTATGCAGTTGGGGATGTTTTGCCCAACTTGATTTGAACTTTCAGCTGCCCAGTAATTTACCATCTGGCACACTTAAAAAACTGGATCTTGGTGCTTGCAATTTAGTTGATGGCAGTATTCTTGAAGACCTTGGATTCTTGGCCTCAGTATTGACCTTAATTCTGAGCAGAAATAGCTTCACCTATTTACCTAAAAGCATTGCACTACTTAACAGCCTTCAATTCCTTGACATAACCTATTGTGAAAAGCTTAAAGAGCTGCCAGAGCTTCCTCCACGTATAATTGGACTGTTTGCAGATGATCGCTTTGCTTTGCAGATCATTCCAACACTACCAGCCATGTACAAAGAGCTGTGCTTGGTCTCCTTTGCTAACCTGAAGTTGCAAGAGATGTGGTGTAATTCACACAGAGAAAGTTCTGGTGTGCAGATGAGAAACTGTCCAAGGGAGAATATGACTGACATGCTAGAAGACATTCTCCCTCCATTTTGGTCAATGGTGCAGCAAGAG CGCACAGCTGGAAGGGCATTTGTTATTGTCTTCCCTAGAAGTTATCCACGTGATAAGGTTCCTTCATGGTTCACATATTTTGGGAAATGTGCAGAAGGCGATGTGCTTCAATCTAAACAAACACTGGTACAATGA
- the LOC132030820 gene encoding TMV resistance protein N-like isoform X1, translating into MLSKSNSEEDTLHLSTEVFKHMKRLRIFASWSQNNLMHDSINYLPNSLCWLIWSYYPSPSLPKDFEPSKLVVLSMRYSYVINLWEGSKHLNRLTLLDLIGSRELIQIPDLSGSPNLERLILHECIRLEEVHPSVGALKKLIILDVRDCEKLERLPTMLQSGVEVLNFSGCRSLRKFPEIQKNVNRLTESTWAFEHGDIPEILDLSGCSNIETLPSSICRLKTLRLLCLNRCTKIKNLPEDICDLVNLEGLDATETSIWCIPNSITLLEKLRWLSFRKVPKFFQESELCSWGCFAQLDLNFQLPSNLPSGTLKKLDLGACNLVDGSILEDLGFLASVLTLILSRNSFTYLPKSIALLNSLQFLDITYCEKLKELPELPPRIIGLFADDRFALQIIPTLPAMYKELCLVSFANLKLQEMWCNSHRESSGVQMRNCPRENMTDMLEDILPPFWSMVQQELVFDDQRTAGRAFVIVFPRSYPRDKVPSWFTYFGKCAEGDVLQSKQTLVQ; encoded by the exons ATGCTGTCGAAGTCCAACTCAGAGGAAGATACTTTACACCTGAGCACTGAAGTCTTCAAGCATATGAAACGACTAAGAATATTTGCATCATGGTCTCAGAACAACTTGATGCATGACTCCATTAATTATCTTCCTAACAGCTTATGCTGGTTAATTTGGTCATATTATCCTTCACCATCGTTGCCAAAAGATTTCGAACCATCAAAGCTGGTGGTGCTTAGTATGCGGTATAGTTATGTGATTAACCTCTGGGAGGGGTCAAAG CATTTAAACAGGTTGACCCTTCTTGATTTGATTGGCTCCCGTGAATTAATTCAAATTCCAGACCTATCGGGGTCTCCAAATTTGGAGAGGCTAATCCTACATGAATGTATTCGGCTTGAAGAGGTCCACCCATCTGTTGGAGCCCTCAAAAAGCTTATTATATTAGATGTGAGAGATTGCGAAAAACTTGAAAGGCTTCCCACTATGTTACAGTCGGGGGTTGAAGTTCTAAATTTTTCTGGTTGTCGGAGTTTGagaaaatttccagaaattcaGAAAAATGTGAATCGCTTAACAGAATCAACATGGGCATTTGAACATGGGGATATCCCGGAAATTCTAGATTTGAGTGGCTGCAGTAACATTGAAACACTCCCTAGCAGCATTTGCAGGTTGAAAACATTGAGGCTTCTTTGCCTCAATCGCTGTACCAAAATAAAGAACTTGCCAGAAGACATTTGTGATCTTGTAAACTTGGAGGGGCTTGATGCAACTGAAACTTCGATCTGGTGCATCCCAAATTCCATCACACTCTTGGAGAAACTAAGGTGGTTATCTTTTCGAAAAGTACCTAAGTTTTTTCAAGAGAGCGAGTTATGCAGTTGGGGATGTTTTGCCCAACTTGATTTGAACTTTCAGCTGCCCAGTAATTTACCATCTGGCACACTTAAAAAACTGGATCTTGGTGCTTGCAATTTAGTTGATGGCAGTATTCTTGAAGACCTTGGATTCTTGGCCTCAGTATTGACCTTAATTCTGAGCAGAAATAGCTTCACCTATTTACCTAAAAGCATTGCACTACTTAACAGCCTTCAATTCCTTGACATAACCTATTGTGAAAAGCTTAAAGAGCTGCCAGAGCTTCCTCCACGTATAATTGGACTGTTTGCAGATGATCGCTTTGCTTTGCAGATCATTCCAACACTACCAGCCATGTACAAAGAGCTGTGCTTGGTCTCCTTTGCTAACCTGAAGTTGCAAGAGATGTGGTGTAATTCACACAGAGAAAGTTCTGGTGTGCAGATGAGAAACTGTCCAAGGGAGAATATGACTGACATGCTAGAAGACATTCTCCCTCCATTTTGGTCAATGGTGCAGCAAGAG TTGGTTTTCGATGACCAGCGCACAGCTGGAAGGGCATTTGTTATTGTCTTCCCTAGAAGTTATCCACGTGATAAGGTTCCTTCATGGTTCACATATTTTGGGAAATGTGCAGAAGGCGATGTGCTTCAATCTAAACAAACACTGGTACAATGA